One Camelina sativa cultivar DH55 chromosome 3, Cs, whole genome shotgun sequence genomic window carries:
- the LOC104776114 gene encoding uncharacterized protein LOC104776114, which translates to MEVKSVSGESSERENWDIIFKSLVKIIQTKQDQVEALLKDMKMIESSIKTKCENWLIDVRNYEDRLSLMRKEIEATKKMQSLETSKCNLLCGLKDSDRSLCNLKLEQTMDELKDFKAWFDFLTLNTTNDESGSSEGSAVKSLEAKIRKLKLEYEKLAAEKKCVVSDLIRENGFAWEQFERIHSGSTVKLKTKDDEIAQVNSKVSSLISYQEQLQSANQEKDETISRLKAKMAEMETNSTKKDEEISKLSRDLESLKKSRGFTPVLTRCTKLEKSSNGNTVGSHITAKKEKSASSSSTEKVSKNSKRKRVNTTSDSVSEIPKLFTSTFRLPKLKSPSSGAI; encoded by the exons ATGGAAGTTAAATCGGTGTCCGGAGAATCTTCGGAACGGGAAAACTGGGATATAATATTCAAGAGTTTGGTCAAGATTATACAGACGAAGCAAGACCAAGTCGAAGCGCTTCTCAAAGATATGAAGATGATTGAAAGTTCTATCAAGACTAAGTGCGAGAATTGGCTAATTGATGTTCGGAATTACGAAGATCGACTCTCTCTG ATGAGGAAAGAAATTGAAGCGACGAAGAAGATGCAGTCGCTTGAGACCTCTAAATGCAATCTCTTGTGCGGATTAAAGGACAGCGATCGTTCTCTTTGCAATTTGAAGTTGG AACAGACGATGGATGAGTTAAAGGACTTTAAGGCTTGGTTTGATTTCCTCACTCTGAATACAACAAAT GATGAAAGTGGCAGCTCAGAAGGTTCGGCTGTTAAGTCACTGGAGGCAAAAATCAGAAAACTGAAGCTTGAGTATGAGAAGCTTGCTGCTGAAAAGAAATGTGTGGTTTCTGATCTTATACGAGAAAATGGGTTTGCGTGGGAACAGTTCGAACGTATCCACAGTGGATCTACTGTCAAGTTAAAGACGAAAGATGATGAGATCGCTCAAGTAAATTCGAAAGTTTCTAGTCTTATATCTTATCAAGAGCAGCTTCAGTCAGCTAATCAAGAGAAGGATGAGACTATCTCAAGGTTAAAGGCTAAGATGGCTGAAATGGAGACGAATTCTACTAAGAAAGATGAGGAGATCTCTAAACTCTCACGGGATCTGGAGTCTTTGAAGAAGTCTCGTGGTTTTACACCGGTTTTAACTCGATGCACAAAACTTGAAAAGAGTAGCAATGGAAATACAGTGGGATCACATATAACTGCTAAGAAAGAGAAGtctgcttcatcatcatctactgAAAAG gTAAGCAAAAACTCAAAGAGGAAAAGAGTGAACACAACGTCGGACTCAGTTTCAGAAATCCCAAAGCTGTTCACTTCGACTTTTAGACTTCCCAAGTTGAAGTCTCCATCTTCTGGAGCCATATAA
- the LOC104776116 gene encoding tubulin beta-5 chain produces the protein MREILHIQGGQCGNQIGSKFWEVICDEHGIDATGRYNGDTADLQLERINVYYNEASGGRYVPRAVLMDLEPGTMDSIRSGPFGQIFRPDNFVFGQSGAGNNWAKGHYTEGAELIDSVLDVVRKEAENCDCLQGFQVCHSLGGGTGSGMGTLLISKIREEYPDRMMLTFSVFPSPKVSDTVVEPYNATLSVHQLVENADECMVLDNEALYDICFRTLKLSTPSFGDLNHLISATMSGVTCSLRFPGQLNSDLRKLAVNLIPFPRLHFFMVGFAPLTSRGSQQYISLTVPELTQQMWDSKNMMCAADPRHGRYLTASAIFRGQMSTKEVDEQIINIQNKNSSYFVEWIPNNVKSSVCDIPPKGLKMAATFVGNSTSIQEMFRRVSEQFTAMFRRKAFLHWYTGEGMDEMEFTEAESNMNDLVAEYQQYQDATADEDEEVYEDEEVEGEEAY, from the exons ATGAGAGAGATCCTTCACATTCAAGGTGGCCAATGTGGAAACCAGATTGGTTCCAAGTTCTGGGAAGTCATATGCGACGAGCACGGCATCGATGCCACCGGACGTTACAACGGAGACACTGCAGATCTCCAGCTTGAACGTATCAATGTCTATTACAACGAAGCCTCTGGTGGTAGATACGTTCCTCGTGCTGTTCTCATGGATCTTGAGCCTGGTACTATGGATAGTATCAGATCCGGACCGTTTGGTCAGATCTTTCGTCCTGATAACTTTGTCTTTGGCCAGTCTGGTGCTGGTAACAATTGGGCTAAAGGTCATTATACAGAAGGTGCTGAACTTATTGATTCTGTTCTTGATGTTGTTCGTAAAGAAGCTGAGAACTGCGACTGCCTTCAAG GGTTTCAGGTGTGCCACTCGTTGGGAGGAGGGACTGGATCTGGGATGGGAACTCTATTGATATCAAAGATCCGAGAGGAGTATCCAGACAGAATGATGCTCACGTTCTCTGTTTTCCCATCTCCAAAAGTCTCTGACACAGTCGTTGAGCCTTACAATGCAACCCTCTCTGTCCACCAGCTTGTTGAGAACGCTGATGAATGCATGGTCCTCGACAATGAAGCTCTCTACGACATCTGCTTCCGTACCCTCAAACTCAGCACTCCTAGCT TTGGAGACTTGAACCATTTGATCTCTGCAACAATGAGTGGTGTGACTTGCTCCTTAAGGTTCCCTGGACAGCTAAACTCTGACCTCAGGAAACTCGCTGTGAACCTAATCCCATTCCCACGTCTCCATTTCTTCATGGTAGGTTTCGCGCCGCTCACTTCACGTGGCTCGCAACAATACATCTCACTCACAGTCCCTGAGCTGACTCAACAAATGTGGGACTCCAAAAACATGATGTGTGCAGCTGATCCACGTCACGGACGCTACCTCACAGCCTCGGCTATATTCAGAGGACAGATGAGCACAAAAGAAGTGGATGAGCAAATCATAAACATACAGAACAAGAACTCTTCTTACTTCGTTGAGTGGATCCCAAACAACGTGAAATCCAGCGTCTGTGACATCCCACCAAAGGGACTCAAAATGGCGGCGACCTTTGTTGGTAACTCGACGTCGATCCAAGAAATGTTCAGGAGAGTGAGCGAGCAGTTCACGGCTATGTTCAGGCGTAAAGCGTTTCTGCATTGGTACACAGGAGAAGGTATGGACGAAATGGAGTTTACGGAAGCTGAAAGCAATATGAATGATTTGGTCGCCGAATACCAACAGTACCAAGACGCTACAgctgatgaggatgaagaagtaTATGAGGATGAAGAAGTTGAAGGTGAGGAAGCTTATTAG
- the LOC104776115 gene encoding uncharacterized protein DDB_G0283697, translated as MPSEDSKAMNKEEAEEDNKSLSSLAKKKLTNDNNAGSKRLKKEDDDDDKPIRLSSSGSRSKPPVKKKEEIDDEDDEKIHVSKRNSSVAVSKEKKKTEEEEEPKKKRERKVYDLPGQKRDQPEERDPLRIFYESLYKQIPTSDMAQIWLMESGLLPAEKANKVLEKKLQKGGKFSSPTKSAASTPRSNNKSVPVKKEAKKSPSEALSDKKKGTAVSKPATKKRKKNSDDVSDDDSDDDFVASRVSKKPRAK; from the exons ATGCCATCGGAGGATTCGAAAGCTATGAATAAAGAGGAGGCTGAGGAAGACAATAAGAGCTTGAGTTCTCTTGCGAAGAAGAAACTCACGAACGACAACAATGCTGGTtcgaagagattgaagaaggaagacgatgatgatgacaaaCCCATCAGGTTATCTTCATCTGGATCTCGTTCAAAGCCgccagtgaagaagaaggaggagattgatgatgaagacgatgagAAGATTCATGTTTCTAAGAGGAATTCCTCTGTTGCTGTCTCAAAG gagaagaagaaaacagaggaagaagaagaaccaaagaaaaagagagaaaggaaagtATATGATTTGCCTGGTCAGAAGAGAGACCAACCTGAAGAG AGAGATCCACTTCGGATTTTCTACGAGTCACTTTACAAGCAAATTCCCACTAGCGACATGGCTCAGATTTG GTTGATGGAGTCTGGTTTGCTTCCAGCTGAAAAAGCAAATAAAGTTCTTGAGAAGAAACTGCAAAAGGGTGGAAAGTTCAGTTCTCCTACAAAATCTGCAGCTTCTACTCCGAGAAGCAACAACAAATCCGTGCCCGTGAAGAAGGAGGCAAAAAAATCACCTTCTGAAGCATTGTCAGACAAAAAGAAGGGAACTGCTGTTTCGAAACCAGCcacgaagaagaggaagaagaactcCGATGATGTTAGTGATGACGACTCAGATGATGATTTTGTGGCTAGCAGAGTCTCTAAAAAACCTAGAGCCAAGTAG